A genome region from Coprococcus phoceensis includes the following:
- the tgt gene encoding tRNA guanosine(34) transglycosylase Tgt: MYKLLKRDGLAKRGEFHTVHGVIQTPVFMNVGTAAAIKGAVSTEDLQGIKTQVELSNTYHLHVRPGDQVVKKLGGLHKFMVWDKPILTDSGGFQVFSLAGLRKIKEEGVYFNSHIDGKKIFMGPEESMQIQSNLASTIAMAFDECPSSVATREYIQNSVERTTRWLARCKAEMARLNTLPDTINQHQMLFGINQGGIYEDIRIEHAKEIAKMDLDGYAVGGLAVGESHEEMYRILEAVVPYLPIEKPTYLMGVGTPANILEAVDRGVDFFDCVYPSRNGRHGHVYTNQGKLNLFNAKYELDDAPIEEGCQCPACRTYSRAYIRHLLKAKEMLGMRLCVLHNLYFYNNMMEEIRAAIEAGRYKEYKREKLAGMGIQEV, from the coding sequence ATGTATAAATTATTAAAACGAGATGGACTCGCAAAACGAGGCGAGTTCCATACAGTGCACGGGGTCATTCAGACCCCTGTATTTATGAATGTAGGAACTGCGGCGGCAATCAAAGGCGCCGTATCTACAGAAGATTTACAAGGAATTAAGACGCAGGTAGAGTTATCCAATACGTATCATCTGCATGTGAGACCCGGAGATCAAGTGGTGAAAAAGTTAGGCGGTCTTCATAAATTTATGGTATGGGATAAGCCGATTCTGACAGATTCCGGTGGGTTCCAGGTGTTTTCGCTTGCGGGACTTCGTAAGATTAAAGAAGAAGGTGTGTACTTTAACTCTCACATTGATGGCAAAAAAATCTTTATGGGACCGGAGGAAAGTATGCAGATTCAGTCCAATCTGGCTTCTACGATTGCAATGGCATTTGATGAGTGCCCATCCAGTGTGGCGACAAGAGAATATATTCAGAACTCAGTGGAACGTACAACAAGATGGCTTGCAAGATGCAAAGCCGAGATGGCAAGATTGAATACGCTTCCGGATACGATCAACCAGCACCAGATGCTATTTGGAATTAATCAAGGCGGAATTTATGAAGATATTCGTATTGAACATGCGAAAGAGATTGCAAAGATGGATTTGGATGGATACGCAGTCGGAGGGCTTGCGGTAGGAGAATCCCATGAGGAGATGTATCGCATTTTGGAGGCGGTTGTGCCGTATCTTCCGATTGAGAAACCTACGTATCTGATGGGTGTAGGGACTCCGGCAAATATTTTGGAAGCGGTTGACAGGGGTGTTGACTTTTTTGACTGTGTATATCCGAGCCGAAACGGAAGACATGGACATGTATATACAAATCAGGGGAAATTAAACTTGTTCAATGCAAAATATGAGCTGGATGACGCGCCGATTGAAGAGGGCTGCCAGTGTCCTGCATGCCGCACATACAGCAGAGCGTACATCAGACATCTTTTGAAAGCAAAAGAGATGCTTGGAATGAGACTCTGTGTGCTGCATAATTTGTATTTCTATAACAATATGATGGAAGAGATCAGAGCTGCGATTGAAGCAGGACGCTATAAAGAATACAAAAGAGAAAAACTTGCAGGAATGGGAATTCAGGAAGTATAA
- the yajC gene encoding preprotein translocase subunit YajC translates to MNNPIFLLIFYAVILGGFWFLLMRPQKKEQKRIQLMLSELAVGDTVLTTSGFYGVIIDITDEDVIVEFGNNKNCRIPMQKAAITQVEKANTEE, encoded by the coding sequence ATGAATAATCCAATATTTTTGCTTATTTTTTATGCAGTAATTCTTGGGGGATTTTGGTTCTTACTGATGCGTCCGCAAAAGAAAGAACAGAAGAGAATACAGTTGATGTTATCTGAACTGGCAGTAGGTGATACTGTGTTGACAACAAGTGGATTCTACGGAGTAATCATTGATATTACAGACGAGGATGTAATTGTAGAGTTTGGTAATAACAAGAACTGCCGTATTCCGATGCAGAAAGCAGCGATTACGCAGGTAGAAAAAGCAAATACAGAAGAATAA
- the leuB gene encoding 3-isopropylmalate dehydrogenase, whose amino-acid sequence MELKVGIIKGDGIGPEIVEEAMKVLDKVGEVYGHTYRYKELLLGGASIDVHGIPLTDETVAEAKSCDAVLMGSIGGDAKVSPWYQLEPNRRPEAGLLKIRKELNLFANLRPAVLYDELKGACPLKEEITEGGFDMMIMRELTGGLYFGNRKTEEIDGVMTACDELTYNENEIRRIAKRAFEIAMKRRKKVISVDKANVLDSSRLWRKIVEEIAKEYPEVALEHMLVDNCAMQLVKDPKQFDVILTENMFGDILSDEASMVTGSIGMLASASLNDTKFGLYEPSGGSAPDIAGKGIANPIATILSAAMMLRFSFDLDKEADAIEKAVSQVLKDGYRTIDIMSEGKEQVGTAKIGDLICERIA is encoded by the coding sequence ATGGAATTGAAAGTTGGAATTATCAAAGGGGATGGGATTGGTCCTGAAATTGTAGAAGAGGCAATGAAAGTATTAGATAAGGTCGGAGAAGTGTACGGCCATACATACAGATATAAAGAGTTATTGCTTGGAGGCGCCTCGATTGATGTACATGGGATCCCATTGACAGATGAGACTGTAGCGGAAGCAAAATCATGTGACGCTGTTTTGATGGGCTCTATCGGAGGAGATGCAAAAGTTTCACCGTGGTATCAGTTGGAACCAAACAGACGCCCGGAGGCAGGACTTTTAAAGATTCGAAAAGAATTGAATCTCTTTGCAAACTTAAGACCGGCAGTGCTGTATGATGAATTGAAAGGAGCATGCCCGTTAAAAGAAGAGATTACCGAAGGTGGATTTGATATGATGATCATGCGAGAACTAACGGGTGGATTGTATTTTGGAAATCGAAAGACGGAAGAGATAGATGGTGTTATGACCGCATGTGACGAACTTACCTACAATGAGAATGAGATTCGAAGAATTGCAAAGAGAGCATTTGAGATCGCGATGAAACGAAGAAAAAAAGTGATCAGTGTGGATAAAGCGAATGTCCTTGATTCTTCCAGATTATGGAGAAAGATTGTTGAGGAGATTGCAAAAGAATATCCAGAAGTTGCTTTGGAACATATGCTTGTCGACAACTGTGCGATGCAGCTTGTAAAAGATCCAAAGCAGTTTGATGTGATTTTGACAGAAAACATGTTTGGAGACATTTTGTCCGATGAGGCAAGCATGGTGACAGGTTCAATCGGAATGCTTGCCTCGGCAAGTTTGAACGATACAAAATTCGGTCTATATGAGCCAAGCGGCGGTTCGGCACCGGATATTGCAGGCAAAGGAATTGCTAATCCGATTGCCACAATACTGTCTGCGGCGATGATGTTAAGATTTTCATTTGACTTAGATAAAGAGGCGGATGCAATTGAGAAAGCAGTCAGTCAGGTATTAAAAGATGGGTACCGTACCATCGATATCATGTCAGAAGGAAAAGAACAGGTTGGCACTGCGAAAATCGGTGATCTGATCTGTGAAAGAATTGCGTAA
- the ilvD gene encoding dihydroxy-acid dehydratase encodes MRSDTVTKGMQQAPHRSLFNALGYTEEELEKPLVGIVCSYNEIVPGHMNLDKIANAVKMGVAMAGGTPVMFPAIAVCDGIAMGHIGMKYSLVTRDLIADSTEAMAMAHQFDALVMIPNCDKNVPGLLMAAARINVPTIFVSGGPMLAGRVKGCKTSLSSMFEAVGSYAAGTMTAEDVQEFESKACPTCGSCSGMYTANSMNCLTEVLGMGLKGNGTIPAVYSERIRLAKHAGMKVMELWEKNIRPRDIMTEKAILNALTVDMALGCSTNSMLHLPAIAHEIGMDFDITFANEISAKTPNLCHLAPAGHTYMEDLNEAGGVYAVMNELNKKNLLYTECMTVTGKTVGENIEGCVNKDPDVIRPIENPYSETGGLAVLTGNLAPHGGVVKRSAVVEEMMVHEGPARVFDCEEDAIAAIKGGKIVAGDVVVIRYEGPKGGPGMREMLNPTSAIAGMGLGSSVALITDGRFSGASRGASIGHVSPEAAVGGPIALVEEGDIIKINIPENKIELAVSDELLAKRKAEWKPRKPKVTTGYLARYAALVTSGNRGAVLEIPR; translated from the coding sequence ATGAGAAGTGATACAGTAACAAAAGGAATGCAGCAGGCACCGCACCGTTCGTTGTTCAATGCATTAGGATATACAGAAGAAGAGTTGGAAAAACCGTTAGTGGGAATCGTGTGTTCTTACAATGAGATTGTGCCGGGGCATATGAATCTTGACAAGATTGCCAATGCGGTAAAAATGGGTGTGGCAATGGCTGGTGGAACGCCTGTTATGTTTCCGGCAATTGCAGTCTGTGACGGAATTGCAATGGGGCATATCGGTATGAAATATTCTCTTGTCACAAGAGACCTGATCGCAGATTCCACGGAAGCGATGGCTATGGCACATCAGTTTGATGCGCTTGTCATGATTCCGAACTGTGATAAAAATGTACCGGGACTTTTGATGGCAGCAGCAAGAATCAATGTGCCGACGATTTTTGTGAGCGGAGGTCCGATGCTAGCGGGGAGAGTGAAGGGATGCAAGACAAGCCTTTCGAGTATGTTTGAGGCAGTTGGTTCCTATGCGGCGGGAACGATGACTGCAGAAGATGTACAGGAATTTGAGAGCAAAGCATGTCCGACTTGTGGTTCCTGCTCCGGTATGTACACGGCAAACAGCATGAACTGTCTGACGGAAGTGCTTGGTATGGGATTGAAAGGAAATGGAACGATTCCGGCGGTGTATTCCGAACGAATCCGCCTTGCAAAACACGCAGGAATGAAAGTGATGGAGCTGTGGGAGAAAAATATCAGGCCAAGAGATATTATGACAGAAAAGGCGATTTTGAATGCACTTACTGTGGATATGGCGCTGGGCTGTTCGACAAACAGTATGTTACATCTTCCGGCGATTGCACATGAGATTGGAATGGATTTTGATATCACATTTGCAAATGAGATCAGTGCAAAGACCCCGAACCTCTGTCATCTCGCACCGGCAGGACACACGTATATGGAAGACCTGAACGAGGCAGGCGGTGTGTATGCAGTGATGAATGAGTTAAATAAAAAGAATCTTTTATATACAGAGTGCATGACCGTAACTGGAAAAACAGTTGGTGAGAACATTGAGGGATGTGTCAACAAAGATCCGGATGTCATAAGACCAATTGAAAATCCATACAGTGAAACAGGTGGTCTTGCAGTGCTCACAGGAAACCTTGCACCACATGGCGGCGTTGTAAAACGTTCGGCGGTTGTGGAAGAGATGATGGTACATGAAGGTCCGGCGAGAGTGTTTGACTGTGAGGAAGATGCGATTGCCGCAATCAAAGGCGGAAAAATTGTCGCAGGTGATGTGGTTGTCATTCGCTATGAGGGACCGAAAGGAGGACCTGGAATGAGGGAGATGCTCAATCCGACATCGGCAATTGCCGGTATGGGACTCGGCTCCAGTGTGGCGTTGATTACGGATGGGCGTTTCAGTGGCGCATCAAGAGGTGCATCCATCGGACACGTGTCTCCGGAAGCAGCAGTGGGAGGTCCAATTGCGTTAGTGGAAGAAGGCGATATCATTAAGATCAATATCCCGGAAAATAAAATAGAGCTGGCTGTTTCGGATGAGCTGCTTGCAAAAAGGAAAGCAGAGTGGAAACCAAGAAAACCAAAGGTTACAACAGGTTATTTGGCAAGATATGCGGCGCTGGTGACATCCGGAAACAGAGGAGCTGTATTAGAAATCCCAAGATAA
- the ilvB gene encoding biosynthetic-type acetolactate synthase large subunit yields the protein MQLTGAEIVIECLKEQGVDTVFGYPGGAILNVYDALYKHSDEICHILTSHEQGAAHAADGYARATGKVGVCLATSGPGATNLVTGIATAYMDSIPVVAITCNVGVSLLGKDSFQEIDIAGITMPITKHNYIVKDVDKLADTIRKAFLIARTGRPGPVLIDIPKDVTANLSEYQKVEIDVTDIQRKKIDEDEIETAVKMIQRAKKPYIFVGGGAVLSGASESLVEFAHKIDAPVADSLMGKGAFPGTDELYSGMLGMHGTKASNFGVSQCDLLVVVGARFSDRVTGNAKKFAHHAKILQIDIDPAEIDKNILTDASVTGDIKEVLIILNEKVEQQSHEEWKQQIEEYKEKHPLTYHPEGLTGPYIVEEIYRQTNGDAIITTEVGQHQMWAAQFYKYTKPRTFLTSGGLGTMGYGLGASLGAKMGMPDKTVVNVAGDGCFRMNMNEIATAARYNIPIIQVVVNNHVLGMVRQWQTLFYEKRYSATVLNDAVDFVKLAEAMGAVGIRAATREEFQKAFQEALAMGRPVVIDCQIDSDEKVWPMVAPGAAISEAFSEEDLEK from the coding sequence ATGCAATTAACAGGAGCAGAAATCGTGATCGAATGTTTGAAAGAGCAGGGAGTGGATACTGTATTTGGATATCCGGGAGGTGCGATTTTAAATGTATACGATGCGTTATATAAACATAGCGATGAGATTTGTCATATATTGACTTCCCACGAACAGGGAGCTGCACATGCAGCAGACGGATATGCAAGAGCAACCGGGAAAGTAGGTGTCTGCCTTGCAACAAGTGGACCGGGAGCCACGAATCTTGTGACCGGGATTGCGACGGCGTATATGGATTCCATTCCAGTAGTGGCGATTACCTGTAACGTAGGTGTTTCCCTGCTTGGAAAAGATAGTTTTCAGGAAATAGATATCGCAGGCATTACAATGCCGATTACAAAGCACAATTATATCGTCAAAGATGTCGATAAATTGGCGGATACGATTCGAAAAGCGTTTTTGATTGCAAGGACAGGAAGACCGGGACCAGTTCTGATCGATATTCCGAAAGATGTGACTGCAAATCTGAGTGAATATCAAAAAGTAGAAATTGACGTCACAGATATTCAGAGAAAGAAAATCGATGAAGATGAGATTGAAACAGCGGTGAAAATGATTCAGAGAGCCAAGAAACCATATATTTTTGTGGGTGGCGGGGCAGTTTTGTCAGGAGCAAGTGAGTCTTTAGTGGAATTTGCACATAAAATTGATGCGCCTGTGGCGGATTCTCTGATGGGAAAAGGAGCATTTCCGGGAACAGATGAGCTGTACTCTGGAATGCTTGGAATGCATGGAACGAAAGCGTCGAATTTTGGAGTGAGCCAATGTGACCTTTTGGTCGTGGTCGGTGCAAGGTTCAGTGACCGTGTGACTGGAAATGCAAAGAAATTTGCACATCATGCGAAAATTCTGCAAATTGATATTGATCCGGCAGAAATAGATAAAAATATTCTCACAGATGCGAGTGTGACCGGAGATATCAAAGAAGTTCTGATAATCCTGAATGAAAAGGTGGAACAGCAAAGTCATGAGGAATGGAAACAGCAGATTGAGGAATATAAAGAAAAACATCCTCTGACGTATCATCCGGAAGGACTTACAGGACCGTATATTGTGGAAGAAATATACAGACAGACTAACGGAGACGCAATCATTACAACAGAAGTCGGACAGCATCAGATGTGGGCTGCACAATTTTATAAATACACAAAACCGAGAACGTTTTTAACTTCGGGAGGTCTTGGGACAATGGGCTATGGACTTGGCGCTTCGCTCGGAGCAAAGATGGGGATGCCGGACAAGACCGTGGTCAATGTTGCCGGAGATGGATGTTTCCGAATGAATATGAATGAGATTGCAACAGCGGCAAGATACAATATTCCGATTATTCAAGTCGTGGTAAATAACCATGTACTTGGCATGGTGCGTCAGTGGCAGACGCTGTTTTATGAAAAGCGTTATTCTGCAACCGTGTTAAATGATGCGGTAGACTTTGTAAAATTGGCAGAAGCAATGGGGGCGGTCGGAATACGTGCGGCGACACGGGAAGAGTTTCAAAAAGCTTTCCAGGAGGCGCTGGCTATGGGGAGACCGGTTGTGATTGACTGCCAGATCGACAGTGATGAAAAAGTATGGCCGATGGTTGCACCAGGGGCTGCGATCAGCGAGGCATTTAGTGAAGAAGATTTAGAAAAATAA
- the serC gene encoding 3-phosphoserine/phosphohydroxythreonine transaminase — protein sequence MSRVYNFSAGPAVLPESVLKSAAEEMLDYKGCGMSVMEMSHRSKAFEEIIKTAESDLRELMHIPDNYKVLFLQGGASQQFAMIPMNLMKNKVADYIVTGQWAKKAYQEAAKYGKVNKIASSEDKTFSYIPDCSDLPISEDADYVYICENNTIYGTKFKELPNTKGKTLVADVSSCFLSEPVDVSKYGIIYGGVQKNIGPAGVVIVIIREDLITEDVLPGTPTMLTYKTHADADSLYNTPPAYGIYICGKVFQWLKEMGGLEAMKERNERKAKILYDFLDQSKLFKGTVEKKDRSLMNVPFVTGSDELDAKFVKEAKAAGLENLKGHRSVGGMRASIYNAMPEEGVQALVDFMKKFEEENL from the coding sequence ATGAGCAGAGTGTATAATTTTTCAGCAGGACCGGCAGTATTGCCAGAAAGTGTTCTAAAATCAGCAGCAGAAGAGATGTTAGATTACAAGGGATGCGGAATGTCGGTTATGGAGATGAGTCATAGATCGAAAGCATTTGAGGAGATTATCAAAACGGCGGAGTCGGATTTAAGAGAGCTCATGCATATTCCGGATAACTATAAAGTGCTGTTTTTGCAGGGAGGAGCGTCACAGCAGTTTGCGATGATTCCGATGAACTTGATGAAAAACAAGGTGGCGGACTACATTGTGACTGGACAATGGGCAAAAAAAGCATACCAGGAAGCAGCAAAATATGGTAAGGTCAATAAAATTGCTTCTTCAGAAGATAAAACATTTTCTTACATACCAGATTGTTCAGATCTTCCAATCTCAGAAGATGCAGACTATGTGTATATTTGTGAAAATAATACGATTTATGGAACCAAATTTAAGGAACTGCCAAATACAAAAGGAAAGACACTTGTAGCCGATGTATCATCCTGCTTTTTATCAGAACCGGTAGATGTCAGCAAATATGGAATTATTTATGGTGGTGTACAAAAGAATATCGGACCTGCAGGTGTAGTTATTGTGATTATCCGCGAAGATTTGATTACAGAAGATGTGCTCCCGGGAACACCTACGATGCTCACATATAAGACACATGCTGATGCAGATTCTCTTTACAACACTCCGCCTGCTTATGGAATTTATATCTGTGGAAAAGTATTTCAGTGGCTGAAAGAGATGGGTGGTCTGGAAGCGATGAAAGAGAGAAATGAAAGAAAAGCAAAGATTCTTTACGATTTTCTTGATCAAAGTAAATTGTTCAAAGGAACAGTGGAAAAGAAAGATCGCTCTCTTATGAATGTGCCGTTTGTTACAGGAAGTGACGAGTTAGATGCAAAATTTGTAAAAGAAGCAAAGGCGGCAGGACTTGAGAATTTAAAAGGTCACAGAAGTGTTGGAGGTATGAGAGCAAGTATCTATAATGCGATGCCGGAAGAAGGCGTTCAGGCACTGGTGGACTTTATGAAAAAATTTGAGGAGGAGAATCTGTAG
- a CDS encoding phosphoglycerate dehydrogenase, translating to MYKFHCLNPIAEVGLNQFTGEYEAEGKLEGVDAVLVRSAAMHELEFDKELKVIARAGAGVNNIPLDRCAEEGIVVFNTPGANANGVKELVIAGMLLASRDIIGGINWVQEHEEDGDVAKHAEKQKKAFAGCELEGKKLGVIGLGAIGVLVANAAAHLGMDVYGYDPYISVDAAWKLSRNIYHAKTVDELYKECDYITIHVPALESTKGMINKDAISLMKKDVVVLNFARDVLVNEEDMIDALESGKVKRYVTDFPNPLVAGVKGTIVIPHLGASTEESEDNCAKMAVKEVMDFLENGNIRNSVNYPNCDMGYRDGKTRITILHHNVPNMIGQFTTLLAEAGVNISDMTNKSKKEYAYTMIDIEGGLNEEIKEKLGTIKDVLRVRVIE from the coding sequence ATGTATAAATTTCATTGTTTAAATCCAATTGCAGAAGTAGGCTTAAACCAGTTTACAGGCGAGTATGAAGCTGAAGGAAAGTTAGAAGGTGTAGACGCAGTGCTTGTGAGAAGCGCTGCAATGCATGAGTTGGAATTTGATAAAGAGTTAAAAGTAATCGCACGTGCAGGAGCAGGCGTGAATAACATTCCACTTGACAGATGTGCAGAAGAAGGAATTGTTGTATTTAATACACCGGGAGCAAATGCAAATGGTGTAAAGGAACTTGTGATTGCAGGTATGCTGCTCGCATCCAGAGATATTATCGGGGGAATCAACTGGGTGCAGGAGCACGAAGAAGACGGTGATGTGGCAAAACATGCGGAGAAACAAAAAAAGGCATTTGCGGGCTGTGAATTGGAAGGAAAGAAACTTGGAGTGATCGGTCTTGGCGCAATTGGTGTTCTCGTTGCAAACGCAGCAGCTCATCTTGGCATGGATGTATACGGTTATGACCCTTATATTTCGGTAGATGCAGCCTGGAAATTATCAAGAAATATTTACCATGCAAAAACAGTGGATGAATTGTATAAAGAATGTGATTACATTACAATTCATGTTCCGGCACTGGAGAGCACAAAAGGAATGATCAATAAAGATGCGATCAGTTTGATGAAAAAAGATGTGGTTGTATTGAACTTCGCACGAGATGTGCTTGTGAACGAAGAAGATATGATCGACGCACTGGAAAGCGGAAAGGTGAAACGGTATGTCACAGATTTCCCGAATCCATTGGTAGCAGGCGTGAAAGGAACGATTGTGATTCCGCATTTAGGGGCATCTACAGAGGAATCGGAGGATAATTGTGCAAAGATGGCAGTAAAAGAAGTGATGGATTTCCTGGAAAACGGGAATATTAGAAATTCTGTCAACTATCCGAACTGCGATATGGGATACCGTGATGGAAAGACAAGAATCACGATTCTCCATCACAATGTACCGAATATGATTGGTCAGTTCACAACCTTGCTTGCAGAGGCAGGAGTGAATATTTCTGACATGACAAATAAGAGTAAGAAGGAATACGCTTATACGATGATTGATATTGAAGGCGGATTGAACGAAGAGATTAAAGAAAAATTGGGCACGATAAAGGATGTTTTAAGAGTTCGTGTGATTGAATAG
- a CDS encoding polysaccharide deacetylase family protein: MFRVRKGIRYRRRKKIAVGIVLVTILLILLGGLIFRIAKRTIPEVILKVKNVSILQDEEIPQIQAAASCKDEKYSEKELEKGYTVKDFVKDLNAGKGYRLTYEIDQTKEGEYPITISFEKDLKKKIDKKWRKKLKVQVKNGTCQVKNKYGTWEDKKFKKWDGTYAASEFVLSKEKTYYIDENGEMVTGWKDIDNFRYFFDENGEMSIGWKETKEGTYYFQEDGKMSVGWQKIGEDTYYFDKEGKMLTGKQRVFQLDCVFGKDGKLQSKASKVDPEKPMVALTFDDGPGKYTDSLLDKLEEYGARATFFMVGTNAAKYPDTIKRMEEIGCEIGNHTTNHKNLVKLDDASVKEEIQSTDAAIAAAVGHGASLLRPPFGSYNDKVKSLAGKPVIMWSLDTLDWKKKDAALIRDYVLETVSDGDVILLHDIHDFSVNAAFELIPKLIEQGYQLVTVSELAEARGISLENGVRYSQFYKQ; this comes from the coding sequence ATGTTTAGGGTGAGAAAAGGAATAAGGTACAGAAGAAGAAAAAAGATTGCAGTTGGGATTGTATTGGTTACAATATTGCTTATCTTGTTAGGGGGACTGATTTTTAGAATCGCAAAGAGAACGATTCCGGAAGTGATTTTAAAAGTGAAAAATGTGTCAATTCTTCAAGATGAGGAGATTCCGCAGATTCAGGCTGCCGCTTCTTGTAAGGACGAAAAATACAGTGAGAAAGAACTGGAAAAAGGATATACTGTGAAAGATTTTGTGAAGGATTTGAATGCGGGGAAAGGATATCGGCTAACATATGAGATTGATCAGACAAAAGAAGGAGAGTATCCAATTACCATTTCTTTTGAAAAAGATTTGAAGAAAAAAATAGATAAGAAATGGAGAAAAAAGCTAAAGGTTCAGGTGAAAAACGGCACTTGCCAAGTTAAGAATAAATACGGGACTTGGGAAGATAAAAAATTTAAAAAGTGGGACGGTACCTATGCGGCATCAGAATTTGTTCTTTCAAAAGAGAAGACATATTACATAGATGAGAATGGAGAGATGGTAACAGGATGGAAAGATATCGATAATTTCCGCTATTTTTTCGATGAGAATGGAGAGATGAGTATTGGTTGGAAAGAGACAAAGGAAGGTACTTACTATTTTCAGGAAGATGGGAAGATGAGTGTTGGCTGGCAAAAGATAGGGGAAGATACTTATTACTTTGACAAAGAGGGAAAGATGCTGACAGGAAAGCAGAGAGTATTTCAGTTGGACTGCGTATTTGGCAAAGATGGGAAATTACAGTCAAAGGCGAGCAAGGTGGATCCGGAGAAACCGATGGTTGCGTTGACATTTGATGATGGACCGGGAAAATACACGGATTCTCTTTTGGATAAATTGGAGGAGTATGGTGCAAGGGCTACCTTCTTTATGGTTGGAACGAATGCGGCGAAGTATCCGGATACCATTAAGCGAATGGAAGAGATTGGATGCGAAATTGGTAATCATACGACGAATCATAAAAATCTCGTCAAACTAGATGATGCAAGTGTCAAAGAAGAGATTCAGTCTACAGATGCAGCGATTGCGGCAGCAGTGGGACATGGAGCAAGTCTGTTGCGTCCGCCGTTTGGCTCTTATAACGACAAGGTGAAGAGTTTGGCAGGAAAGCCGGTCATCATGTGGTCTTTAGATACGCTTGACTGGAAGAAAAAGGATGCGGCATTGATTAGAGATTACGTCCTTGAGACGGTCAGTGATGGAGATGTGATTTTGCTTCATGATATACATGACTTTTCCGTAAATGCGGCATTTGAGTTAATCCCAAAACTGATTGAACAAGGATATCAGCTGGTGACAGTGAGTGAGCTTGCAGAAGCAAGAGGAATCTCGCTGGAAAATGGAGTGCGTTATTCACAGTTTTATAAACAATAG
- a CDS encoding ribose-phosphate pyrophosphokinase: MANITLLEKALPIAPLKIAALDSCKELGQKVNDYIVSFRQNAVEKWPDSASIANYRLENYLVDSACPRFGSGEAKGMLRESIRGTDLFIMVDVCNYSLTYSVNGHKNHMSPDDHYQDLKRIISAATGKARRINVIMPFLYESRQHKRTKRESLDCAFALEELTAMGVSNIITFDAHDPRVQNAIPLKGFDNFTPPYQFMKALLRAEPDLKVDKDHLMIISPDEGAMHRAVYFSNVLGVDMGMFYKRRDYSTIVNGKNPIVAHEFLGDDLAGKNAIIIDDMISSGESMLDVAKQIKERGANRVFVCTTFGLFTDGFAKFDDYYEKGYIDRVITTNLTYLPSELYEKPYFVMADMSKFLALIIDSLNHDITIGSVMNPTDKIHKLLEKHQKDQQ, encoded by the coding sequence ATGGCAAATATCACATTATTAGAAAAAGCACTTCCAATTGCTCCTCTTAAAATAGCCGCATTGGATAGTTGCAAAGAACTTGGTCAAAAAGTAAATGACTACATCGTTTCCTTTCGCCAGAATGCAGTTGAAAAATGGCCGGATTCCGCTTCAATTGCAAATTACCGTCTGGAGAACTATTTAGTCGACAGCGCGTGCCCTCGTTTTGGTTCAGGTGAAGCAAAAGGTATGCTTCGCGAATCCATCCGCGGCACAGACTTATTCATCATGGTAGATGTATGTAACTACAGCCTTACATACTCTGTAAACGGACATAAAAACCACATGTCACCAGATGACCATTATCAGGATTTAAAACGTATTATCTCGGCTGCTACCGGAAAAGCACGCCGCATCAACGTTATTATGCCATTCTTGTATGAAAGTCGTCAACACAAACGGACAAAGAGAGAGTCTCTTGACTGTGCATTTGCATTAGAAGAACTTACAGCAATGGGTGTATCGAATATCATCACATTTGATGCGCACGACCCACGTGTACAAAATGCAATTCCGCTCAAAGGATTCGATAACTTTACACCGCCATATCAGTTTATGAAAGCTTTGCTCCGCGCAGAGCCGGATTTGAAAGTGGACAAGGATCACCTGATGATCATCAGTCCGGATGAAGGCGCTATGCACCGTGCCGTTTATTTTTCAAACGTTTTAGGCGTAGATATGGGTATGTTCTACAAACGTCGCGACTACTCTACAATTGTAAATGGAAAAAATCCAATCGTGGCACATGAATTTTTAGGTGATGATCTTGCCGGAAAGAATGCAATCATTATCGATGATATGATTTCTTCCGGAGAAAGTATGTTAGATGTTGCAAAACAGATTAAAGAACGCGGCGCTAACCGTGTATTTGTCTGCACAACCTTTGGATTATTTACAGATGGCTTTGCAAAATTTGACGATTATTACGAAAAAGGCTACATCGATCGTGTCATTACAACGAACTTGACATACCTTCCATCCGAATTATATGAAAAACCATATTTTGTTATGGCAGATATGAGCAAATTCCTTGCACTTATCATTGATTCTTTGAATCATGACATTACCATCGGTTCTGTCATGAATCCAACCGATAAGATTCATAAATTGCTTGAAAAACATCAGAAAGATCAACAATAA